A stretch of DNA from Thermomicrobiales bacterium:
GATTTCAGGGATAACGAGGTCGTTCGACTCAGCGAAGTCTTCGCGGAACGCGTCGGCGTTGCGACCTTCGCGGAGGTAATCAAGCTCGTTCCGCAGCGTCCAACTGAACTCTTCGGCCAGATCGACCAGGTCGTACTGCTCAGCGAGCGGCGAGTGGCGCTGCGCGAACGACGCGAGCTGATGAAAGACGTGCAGGTCCTCGTTGATGCGCTCCAGTACGCCCGGCTTTTGCACCTTGACGACGACCGCGCGGCCATCGGGCAGCGTCGCGCCATGGACCTGACCGATCGATGCGGTGCCGACCGGCACGCGCTCAAACGTCGCGAAGATGTCACCGATTTGCCCATCCAGCTCGCGTTCGATCACGGCGATGATCGCGTCCGCCTCAACCGGCGGGGCGTTCTCGCGCAGCTTGCTCAGCTGATTGACATACTCGGGCGGCAGGAGATCATCGCGCGTCGACAGGATCTGACCCAGCTTGATGAACGTGGGACCGAGCTCTTCAAGCGCCAGCCGCAGATGCTCAGCCTGCGACACGCCGCCGTCGCGACCGCCGCGGAAGCCGAGACGCCCGAGCACCGGGACGCGATCGAGCCCGAACTGCTGGACCAGCCACCACAGCCCGTGACGCGAGACAACGCCAGCGATCTCCCGGTAGCGGTGGTGATAGCGCAACATACGAACGCTCAGAGTCCGGCCCCTTTTCGCGACTGACCGTGCGCCAGATCACGGTCATCTTACGAGTTTCGCGCGCCATCACGCGCATCGTTATCGACGACCTGCGCCGCTGGTACGATTTCGAGGCGCAAGAACCGAGTGCAGCATCTGTGCCGCGCGGAAAGGTGTCGATGGACAGTCCCCGGCAGACATCGCAGCCAGCAACCGAACCAGCGCCGGAAGCTATAGAGTGGCGACCGTTGGCATTCCTCAGCCTTCTGGCCGTTGGCATGGTCGTGCCTGCCATCTATTTCGCGTTGCGCTACCCACTGGCCGAGCACACCTGGGAACTCAGAGATATCGGGCAACTATCCAACTACAGTACCCGATCGTTCCAGATCTTTGTGACCGGGATGGTGGCGTGGTTCCTCATCAACATCAGCGGGTACATCGTCGCACGCCGCAGTAACCAGCAGATCGCGCTCGTCATCGTCCTGACGGCAGCAGCTATCGCCGGCCTGTTCCTTGTCGCGATGTACCCGGTCAACGCCACCGACCTGCACATGTACGCGGCACGCTCGCGGCTCTTCACCGAGTATGGTGTTGACCCAATCGCGGTGACGCCGAACGCATACCCGATGGACCCGTGGCACCGGCTGGTCAGTGGCGAGTGGGCGACCCACACGTCACCATACGGACCGCTCTGGAATCTGATCGCGGCCCCGATCACGGCGCTGGCCGGGGACCATCTCCTCCGTGCGCTGCTCGGATTCAAGCTGCTGGCGTTCAATGCGTTTCTCGCAACCGGCTGGCTCATCGCGAAAGGAGCGTCGCAGGAACCATCGGGGCGTCCAGCAGCGGCGGCGCTGCTGTTTCTCTGGAATCCGCTCGTTCTCTGGGAGGGCATCGGCAACGGGCATAACGATACGGTCGTCGCCCTGCTGCTGGTCGCGAGCGTTGTAGCGTGGCGCTACCGCCGCATCGGACTGGTCATACCGATACTCATTGCCGCCGTTTTGCTGAAGTACGTTGCGCTGATACTGCTGCCTCTCGCTGCGGTTGCAGTCTTCCAGCATGCACGAGCGCACGGCACGCTGCGCCGCACGTCGGTGCTGACCATCATGATGAGCGCAATTGTCCTCGTCGGCGGCCTGGCTCCGTTCTACGACATCGGCGCGATTCGCGCGAGCATCGCCGCGCAAGGCAGGATCTACGCGACATCGCCCGCCTCGATCGCGATTCGGGAACTGCAGTATTTCTTCACCGAGCCGAATGCGTTCCGTATCGTCCAGACGGTGGGTTGGCTCGCCGTAGCCATTGCCGGTCTGGTGTGGGTGTGGCGGCTGATGAAGCGGCCGGAGCGACTGCCGGATGCCATGTTCGAGGTCATCTTCATCTTCCTGCTGCTCGCGACGATGAATTTCCGCAGCTGGTATCTCATCTGGCTCGTTGCGCTCTCTGGTTTGTCCGCTTCGCGCTGGGCTGCAGCGCGCACCATCGCCTGGTCGGTCGGTGCGATGGCGGCGTATCCGCTGCTGATCTGGATCTGGGGCTGGAGCGGGTACACATTCCAGCGCGTGGAGGATATCGTCGTCCTGCTCATGTTCGGTCCGCCAGTTGTCGTATCGCTATGTGGGCTCGCGTCACTGCCGTTCAGTCGTCTGAAGCGTCAGTCGCTGGAACCAGCGGTCAGCAGTGGCAAGCACCAACAGCAGCGTGATCGTGCCCCAGAGCTGACCGCCGAGTACATCCGTGGGCCAGTGCGCACCGGACACGACCCGGCTGTAGGCGGTCGCGACCAGCGCGACACCCGCAGATACCCGGATGATGATCCTGCCGAACCTCGATGTTGAGAGCATCGGCGCGACGACGAACAGCGCTCCGGCGATCAGAACCGTGCCGTAAACGTGGCCGCTCGGAAAGCCGTTACCAGAACTCTGCCGGAGCACCTCGACCTGTTCGGCTGTTGGTCGCGAGCTGTCGATCAGGATCTTCGCCAGGACGTTGAACGGTCGCAGTGCGGCGGAGCCAACCAGCACTGCCGCAACCCAACGCTCGCCCCGCCGAAACTGCCACAGGGCGATCAGCAGTACAAACGGCACCGCAATCGCTGACGAACCGACCCAGTAGCCGAACAACTCCACCCAGCGGTCGGCTGGGAAGGCGAATGCCTGGACGGCGTGCGAAATGCGCAGGTCAATGGCAAGCGTGCCGGGGCCGACGACGATCAGCGACAGCGTGATGGCTGCGGCGAGCAGGACGCAGGCGATCGCGAACCGGGCTCGGGGGTGGGTGCTGGCAGTCACGGCGGGGTATCCAATGGGCTGTTCTGGTCAGCGAGATATGTTCGGTCGAATGTCATTCCTTTTTCCTGCCATCTCGCACTCGTCTGATTCAGCCCAGGGTGCAGGTTGTCGGCGCGGACTGCTCTGCATTATCGGCACCGACGACCTGCACCCTGGGCTGCTCAATGCAGGACGAGAACGAGGGCACATTGCTGCGCCCTCGCATCTGCAACATGACGTGACTCGCAAGCTCGCTTAGTCGTGGTCGACGACCGTGTCCCAGGCGAGCGCAACCAGGTAGCGCGTGATCGACATGATGGAGTTGAGATCGACCGACTCGTTGATGTTGTGCGCGCCGGACTTGCTCGGGTCGGAATCCGGGTGGCCCGGCATGAAGCCGTAGGCGACGTTGCCGAGCGGGCGCACGAATCGTGAATCGGTGAAGCCGACGGTCAGCCCCGGCACGAACTCGACGTCGTCGCGTCCGATCGCCTTCTTCGTGGCGGCCATGATGTAGTCTGCCAGCTCGGAATCGTAGGTCGACGCATTTGACACCGCTGTGTTGATCACCTCGACGCGAACGCCATCGAGGCCGGACATCAGGTTCTCGATCTGCGCCTGCACGTAGGCCGGGGACTGATGCGGCAGCGAGCGGACATCGCAGGTGATCGTGCAGTTCTCGGCGACCGAGTTGGACTTCACGCCGGCGTTGATCATCGTCGCGACGAAGGTCATGCGGCTGGCGGCACGCAGGTACGACGCCAGGCTCGGGTTCACTTCGTTGACCTGAGCCAACACCTCTTCCAGATTGTCGACTGACACCGCCTCGTCGATACCGGCCAGCGTCTTCAGGTCGGTGAATGCGGCGTTGTCGACCGAGACTTCCGGCTCGTAGCCTCGAATGCGGCGGATAACTTCCTCGGCCTTATAGATGGCGTTGTCAGCCTTCCACGGCTGCGAGGCGTGGAAGCCACGCCCGACGATGTGGATGCGCACTTCCATGCGCCCCTTCTCGCCGACGTTAATCGGGTAGATCAGGCGGTCGCCGACCTTGATCGGTGCGCCGCCACCCTCGTTCACCGAATAGTCCGCGCGCAGCACCTCGGGGTAGTGCTGCGCCATCCAGCCAAACCCGTACGCCCCGCCGGACTCTTCGTCCGAGCAGACCGCCAGGGTGAGTTCGCCCTTGAGCTTGACGCCCGCACGCTTAAACAGGATGAGCGCCATCGTTTCGGCTGCGACGATCTGCTTCATGTCCGACGCGCCACGACCCCAGAGGCGGCCATCGACGATCTCGCCGCCGAACGGGTCATGCGTCCACTGCGATACGTCCTCGACCGGCACGACGTCGATGTGCGACAGCATCAGCAACTTCGGGCGAGCGCCCGGTGTGCCGAGGCTGGCGACGATGTTTCCACGATTCTCGCCCGGGATGTAGATCGTGGAGTCAATGCCGTCGGCTTGCAGCTTGTCGCGCAGCAGCTCGGCGGCCGGCAGCTCGTCGCCCGTGCGGGTCGTGCCGCTGCCATCAAATGGCACGATCGGCTCGGGATACGGCTCGCCGGGTGCCGGCTTGCCGGTCGGCGGCCATGGTGCTTCGGCGTTGACTCCCGTATTTACGCTCG
This window harbors:
- a CDS encoding M20/M25/M40 family metallo-hydrolase, with the protein product MVTLDDMLKMVEDARDEVIELTQKLVQIPSVNTGVNAEAPWPPTGKPAPGEPYPEPIVPFDGSGTTRTGDELPAAELLRDKLQADGIDSTIYIPGENRGNIVASLGTPGARPKLLMLSHIDVVPVEDVSQWTHDPFGGEIVDGRLWGRGASDMKQIVAAETMALILFKRAGVKLKGELTLAVCSDEESGGAYGFGWMAQHYPEVLRADYSVNEGGGAPIKVGDRLIYPINVGEKGRMEVRIHIVGRGFHASQPWKADNAIYKAEEVIRRIRGYEPEVSVDNAAFTDLKTLAGIDEAVSVDNLEEVLAQVNEVNPSLASYLRAASRMTFVATMINAGVKSNSVAENCTITCDVRSLPHQSPAYVQAQIENLMSGLDGVRVEVINTAVSNASTYDSELADYIMAATKKAIGRDDVEFVPGLTVGFTDSRFVRPLGNVAYGFMPGHPDSDPSKSGAHNINESVDLNSIMSITRYLVALAWDTVVDHD
- a CDS encoding phosphatase PAP2 family protein, giving the protein MTASTHPRARFAIACVLLAAAITLSLIVVGPGTLAIDLRISHAVQAFAFPADRWVELFGYWVGSSAIAVPFVLLIALWQFRRGERWVAAVLVGSAALRPFNVLAKILIDSSRPTAEQVEVLRQSSGNGFPSGHVYGTVLIAGALFVVAPMLSTSRFGRIIIRVSAGVALVATAYSRVVSGAHWPTDVLGGQLWGTITLLLVLATADRWFQRLTLQTTERQ
- a CDS encoding AarF/UbiB family protein; translation: MRYHHRYREIAGVVSRHGLWWLVQQFGLDRVPVLGRLGFRGGRDGGVSQAEHLRLALEELGPTFIKLGQILSTRDDLLPPEYVNQLSKLRENAPPVEADAIIAVIERELDGQIGDIFATFERVPVGTASIGQVHGATLPDGRAVVVKVQKPGVLERINEDLHVFHQLASFAQRHSPLAEQYDLVDLAEEFSWTLRNELDYLREGRNADAFREDFAESNDLVIPEIHWDLTTNRVLTMERIEGLRIDNLAALDSAGIDRPALARRAAGIILDEVFVHRFFHADPHPGNFAVFNDGRIAAYDFGMVGRLSARNSRLLLSLLWATTREDADRIIDAATGLGIIQGRFDRHALTRDIERLIDRYQRMPVGEID